A genome region from Myxosarcina sp. GI1 includes the following:
- a CDS encoding helix-turn-helix domain-containing protein, with protein sequence MLKVDYARWNQSKELLRTEALAAKHPRTRERLMALYEISEGKSATKVGEQTRRNPQTVMEWVHRYNQEGLKAVEYQRTGGRNPFFPKRCEKI encoded by the coding sequence ATGTTAAAAGTAGATTACGCTCGTTGGAATCAAAGCAAAGAGTTATTAAGAACAGAGGCATTGGCTGCCAAACATCCTCGAACAAGAGAGAGACTGATGGCATTGTATGAAATTAGTGAAGGGAAAAGTGCTACAAAGGTAGGGGAACAAACCCGAAGAAATCCCCAAACAGTAATGGAATGGGTGCATCGTTATAATCAAGAAGGTCTCAAAGCCGTCGAGTATCAAAGAACGGGAGGAAGAAACCCTTTTTTTCCGAAACGGTGCGAAAAGATTTAG
- a CDS encoding IS630 family transposase produces the protein MRKDLGNQIQKALLRSALAPQERGRKSQGFPRWTLKRFVHWLKQKWKINCCRETVRKTLKQMGFSWKKAKKLLNKGNTAKRAEFVEQITELLEDALHQKRLIIYIDEAHIHLDTDEGYGWSIRGERFWVSSSSPGRKKVSFYGVYLYNQAQTRIFPYEKAEKINTIDVLKKLRVEFPQQQITVVWDGAPYHRAKVVTEAASAMDIHLLQLPGYSPDFMPVEHLWQWLREDITYHVCYDQQQELISAVADFQHLINTTPLFLSDRLWVKKHLDPEEEKLRFSK, from the coding sequence GTGCGAAAAGATTTAGGGAATCAAATCCAGAAAGCTCTTTTAAGGTCAGCATTAGCACCACAAGAAAGAGGGAGGAAATCTCAAGGGTTTCCACGTTGGACGTTAAAAAGATTCGTCCACTGGCTGAAACAGAAGTGGAAGATAAATTGTTGTCGAGAGACAGTCAGAAAAACTCTTAAGCAGATGGGTTTTTCCTGGAAGAAAGCGAAGAAGTTGCTTAATAAAGGCAATACCGCCAAAAGAGCTGAATTTGTCGAACAAATTACTGAATTATTAGAGGATGCACTTCATCAAAAGCGATTAATTATCTATATTGATGAAGCCCATATACATTTAGATACCGATGAAGGTTACGGTTGGTCAATTCGGGGAGAAAGGTTTTGGGTCAGCTCTAGTTCTCCTGGAAGAAAGAAAGTCTCTTTTTATGGTGTTTACCTCTATAATCAGGCGCAAACCAGAATTTTTCCTTATGAGAAAGCAGAGAAAATTAATACCATTGATGTTCTCAAAAAGTTGCGAGTCGAATTTCCCCAGCAACAAATAACTGTGGTTTGGGATGGCGCACCATATCATCGTGCTAAAGTGGTCACCGAGGCAGCATCAGCAATGGACATCCATCTTCTACAATTACCTGGCTATAGCCCAGATTTTATGCCTGTCGAACATCTTTGGCAATGGCTCAGAGAAGACATAACTTATCATGTTTGTTATGACCAACAACAAGAGTTAATTTCTGCTGTTGCTGATTTTCAGCATCTAATTAATACTACTCCACTGTTTTTAAGCGATCGCTTGTGGGTTAAAAAACACCTCGATCCAGAAGAAGAAAAACTACGGTTTTCAAAGTAG